One Bombus pyrosoma isolate SC7728 linkage group LG7, ASM1482585v1, whole genome shotgun sequence genomic window carries:
- the LOC122569525 gene encoding histone-lysine N-methyltransferase, H3 lysine-79 specific-like: MATVRGRPRNTGKAGNKEESKNTLERYSWTEKEKTTRGEGREGATEKAEKMERGIEARVKEIIGVFEKQLEELARAMKEEIKREIKEERERREKEMDEERERREREREKEQWERGKKELVDRIRRLEEEREREEREKRRNNIVIKGVEWKEGDKEEAVKEFIRDKMGIETEVEKAHAIRVGDRKTIMVASMKSREEKIKIMKGKSKLAKGVYIDEDLTKKEREIQQQIRREARVRREKGGNVNVRIGYRKLKVGDRWYKWNEKEERLSEERRRG; this comes from the coding sequence atggCGACAGTAAGAGGAAGGCCAAGGAACACAGGCAAGGCgggaaacaaagaagaatcCAAAAACACATTAGAAAGGTACAGCTGGacggaaaaggagaaaacaaCCAGGGGGGAAGGAAGGGAGGGAGCGACAGAAAAAgcggagaaaatggaaagaggaaTAGAAGCTAgggtaaaagaaataataggaGTGTTCGAAAAACAGCTGGAGGAGTTAGCGAGGGCGATGAAAGAGGagataaaaagggaaataaaagaggaaagagaaagaagagagaaggaaatggatgaggaaagagaaagaagagagagggagagagaaaaagagcagtgggagagaggaaagaaggagtTAGTAGACAGGATCAGAAGACTCGAGGAGGAGCGGGAAAGGgaagagagggaaaaaagaaggaataacaTAGTAATCAAGGGGGTGGAATGGAAGGAAGGAGACAAAGAAGAAGCAGTAAAGGAATTCATAAGGGATAAAATGGGAATAGAGACAGAGGTGGAAAAGGCGCACGCGATAAGGGTCGGAGATAGGAAGACGATAATGGTAGCGTCGATGAAGTCAAGagaggagaaaataaaaataatgaaaggaaaaagcaaaCTGGCAAAAGGAGTATACATAGACGAGGACCtaacgaaaaaagagagagaaatacaGCAACAGATAAGGAGGGAGGCAAGAGtaagaagggaaaaagggGGAAACGTAAACGTAAGGATaggatatagaaaattaaaagtggGAGACAGATGGTACAAATGgaacgaaaaggaagagagactgtcggaggaaagaaggagagggtaa